From a single Aquincola tertiaricarbonis genomic region:
- a CDS encoding aldolase — MAHTLSAAAPLPTHAAPPDLDTDAVHQARLELAACFRAAARLGLAEGICNHFSALLPGRDDLFLVNPYGLAFEEITASRLLVCDLHGHVLAGQGQPEATAFYIHARLHLAQPRLRAAFHTHMPHATALAMLQDPPLQFAGQTALKFHGRIAVDEHYNGLALDNAEGDRLAAAMGDADVLFMQNHGVMVTGPNIAEAWDDLYYLERAAEVQLKAMSSGRPLKPIADDVARRTHLQMREGDPASARAHLASVMRVLRRDGVNFDH, encoded by the coding sequence ATGGCCCATACCTTGAGCGCAGCCGCGCCGCTGCCCACCCACGCCGCCCCACCCGATCTGGACACCGACGCCGTGCACCAGGCCCGGCTGGAGCTGGCCGCCTGCTTCCGCGCTGCGGCGCGCCTGGGCCTGGCAGAAGGCATCTGCAACCACTTCTCGGCCCTGCTGCCGGGTCGGGACGACCTGTTCCTGGTCAACCCCTACGGCCTGGCGTTCGAGGAGATCACCGCCAGCCGCCTGCTGGTGTGCGACCTGCACGGCCACGTGCTGGCGGGGCAAGGCCAGCCCGAGGCCACCGCGTTCTACATCCATGCCCGGCTGCACCTGGCGCAGCCGCGGCTGCGCGCCGCCTTCCACACCCACATGCCCCATGCCACCGCGCTGGCCATGCTGCAGGACCCGCCGCTGCAGTTCGCGGGGCAGACGGCGCTGAAGTTCCATGGCCGCATCGCGGTGGACGAGCACTACAACGGGCTGGCACTCGACAACGCCGAGGGCGACCGCCTGGCCGCGGCCATGGGCGACGCGGACGTGCTGTTCATGCAAAACCACGGCGTGATGGTCACCGGCCCCAACATCGCCGAGGCCTGGGACGACCTGTACTACCTGGAGCGCGCGGCCGAGGTGCAGCTCAAGGCCATGTCCAGCGGCCGTCCCCTGAAGCCCATCGCCGACGACGTGGCCCGCCGCACCCATCTGCAGATGCGCGAAGGCGACCCCGCCAGCGCCCGCGCCCACCTGGCCAGCGTGATGCGGGTGCTGCGCCGCGACGGGGTGAACTTCGACCACTGA